A window from Dysidea avara chromosome 2, odDysAvar1.4, whole genome shotgun sequence encodes these proteins:
- the LOC136248101 gene encoding uncharacterized protein — MEIPCKMIFKGPLTELQKVKRFFLSAFRVEVIVSGLMIDDASASSSVTTTISDSTDYASASSSVTTNVSVSTPSEKRNVDAKNSECSQAKRVKCVDSASVSNLAVASSLTASTKLLSPAENLTKGDVAEKFVKCITISDSESSSTVQSIVNSTEVWVRFRRSSLTMDDKGSPPKAFYTNDSESVNAMLKGCLGYKKHQWALFNSKIKDMVKQQQQEIEKAIIGYGQYQLRPQFSSLAVTDDKWFRMTQEQRQRCIRKFNAATVHHMTGSEESTTATAMSTAANTSSSADILSLSGPSSSTGHDITVGRRLSPTTNTTLSLLLNEAVTKIKLPYTTLEGIWRKAASLITEANAIVPAPGFGDKDKMVKSKSGSAPHLVKFKSIHICSHVVAAAESNGDLVSFVNWFCTRRSHGAPNLMEMAVHGMPPGADCKDGKAARKKGKPKQVPSEENRVPLNIASCSPKPHHTDTTTATETRPQNVCQSSTDPAFQQPPPSTNLSFQQSYHHQPMNHTTTTFTLPVNTFTIWALSNLSATISKSSTAINAISAILFTLSITTGLPASKFGNAYYHARRSCIQLKWGPAFDVNKLVVPEAITEKLTIPQKQQLHQEFALVL, encoded by the exons ATGGAAATCCCATGCAAGATGATTTTTAAGGGCCCACTTACAGAGCTGCAGAAAGTAAAGAGGTTCTTTCTAAGTGCATTTAGGGTTGAGGTTATTGTCTCTGGTCTTATGATCGATGATGCATCAGCGTCAAGCTCCGTCACTACCACCATTTCAGACTCAACTGATTATGCATCAGCGTCGAGCTCCGTCACTACCAACGTTTCAGTCTCAACCCCATCAGAGAAACGCAATGTGGACGCTAAGAATAGTGAATGCTCACAGGCCAAACGCGTGAAGTGTGTTGATTCTGCATCTGTATCAAACTTGGCTGTTGCAAGCTCCTTGACTGCTTCTACTAAGCTTTTATCACCAGCCGAAAACCTCACCAAAGGTGATGTTGCAGAGAAATTTGTCAAGTGCATTACTATAAGCGACTCTGAAAGCAGTTCTACAGTCCAGTCTATAGTAAACTCGACAGAAGTGTGGGTACGATTTCGACGGAGCTCTCTCACTATGGACGACAAAG GTTCACCACCAAAGGCATTCTATACTAACGACAGTGAATCAGTCAATGCCATGCTTAAAGGATGCCTTGGGTACAAGAAACATCAATGGGCTTTATTTAACTCAAAAATAAAAGACATGGTGAAACAGCAACAACAGGAAATCGAGAAGGCCATTATTGGATATGGTCAGTATCAATTAAGACCACAGTTCTCTTCTTTGGCTGTCACAGATGATAAATGGTTCAGAATGACACAAGAGCAACGCCAGCGATGTATCAGGAAGTTTAATGCAGCCACAGTACATCACATGACGGGTTCTGAAGAGTCCACTACTGCTACTGCAATGTCTACAGCTGCCAATACGAGTAGCAGTGCAGATATTTTAAGTTTGAGTGGACCCAGCTCGTCTACTGGCCATGACATCACTGTGGGACGACGGCTAAGTCCGACTACTAATACGACTCTTTCATTATTGCTGAATGAGGCTGTCACTAAAATTAAGCTACCATACACAACACTGGAAGGAATATGGAGGAAAGCTGCTTCTCTAATAACTGAAGCTAATGCAATTGTGCCTGCTCCAGGTTTTGGTGACAAGGACAAGATGGTCAAGTCCAAGTCAGGATCAGCCCCCCACTTGGTAAAG TTTAAATCCATTCACATATGCTCCCATGTGGTTGCTGCAGCTGAGAGCAATGGTGACTTAGTTAGTTTTGTGAACTGGTTTTGTACCAGACGTAGTCATGGTGCCCCAAACTTGATGGAAATGGCTGTACATGGAATGCCACCAGGAGCTGATTGTAAGGATGGAAAAGCAGCACGAAAGAAGGGCAAACCAAAGCAGGTGCCATCTGAAGAGAATCGAGTTCCCCTGAATATAGCGTCTTGCAGTCCAAAACCACACCACACAGATACAACTACAGCTACAGAGACGAGGCCACAGAATGTTTGTCAATCTTCTACTGACCCTGCATTTCAGCAACCACCACCTTCTACCAACCTTTCGTTTCAGCAGTCTTATCACCATCAACCAATGAATCATA CAACCACCACCTTCACCTTACCAGTCAACACCTTTACCATATGGGCCCTATCCAACTTATCAGCCACCATATCCAAGTCATCAACTGCCATCAATGCCATATCAGCCATCCTCTTCACCTTATCCATCACT ACTGGTTTACCTGCTTCAAAGTTTGGCAATGCTTACTATCACGCAAGGAGATCCTGCATTCAATTGAAGTGGGGCCCAGCATTTGATGTTAACAAGCTTGTTGTACCAGAAGCCATCACAGAGAAGCTAACAATCCCCCAGAAACAACAACTTCACCAAGAATTTGCACTAGTACTCTAG